In Myxococcus stipitatus, the following are encoded in one genomic region:
- a CDS encoding citrate synthase, producing MPKDTLTITDNRTGKTYEVPVENGCIRTNALRQIKVSDEDFGLMGYDPAFLNTANCKSAITFIDGDKGILEYRGYPIEQLAEKSSYLEVAYLLLNGELPTPKELEQFIHLVTHHTYVHENVKTFMDGFRYDAHPMSMLGSTVAALSGFYPDAKNTKDERSRRIQITRLIAKMPTIAAFSYRHSMGLPYIYPDNDLSYVANFLAMVKRIGTSTYKVHPVLERALDVLFILHADHEQNCSTTSVRTVGSSEVDPYSAVTAGIGALYGPLHGGANEAVLRMLREIGHISKVPDFIKSVKSGEGEKKLMGFGHRVYKSYDPRAKVIKRVADEVFDVTGKNPLLEIAVELERIALQDEYFVKRKLYPNVDFYSGLIYEAMGFQVEMFPVLFAIPRTVGWCAQWEEMVLDPEQKIARPRQVFTGHKRRDYVTMDKRTAK from the coding sequence ATGCCCAAGGACACGCTGACGATCACCGACAATCGGACCGGCAAGACGTACGAGGTCCCGGTCGAGAACGGCTGTATTCGCACCAACGCCCTACGCCAGATCAAGGTCTCGGACGAAGACTTCGGTCTGATGGGCTATGACCCGGCGTTCCTCAACACCGCGAACTGTAAGAGCGCCATCACCTTCATCGACGGCGATAAAGGCATCCTGGAGTATCGCGGCTACCCCATCGAGCAGCTGGCCGAGAAGTCCAGCTATCTGGAGGTCGCCTACCTCCTGCTCAACGGTGAGCTGCCGACCCCCAAGGAGCTGGAGCAGTTCATCCACCTGGTGACGCACCACACGTACGTCCACGAGAACGTGAAGACGTTCATGGACGGGTTCCGCTACGACGCGCACCCGATGTCCATGCTCGGCTCCACCGTGGCCGCGCTGTCCGGCTTCTACCCGGACGCGAAGAACACCAAGGATGAGCGCAGCCGCCGCATCCAGATCACCCGGCTCATCGCCAAGATGCCCACCATCGCCGCGTTCTCCTACCGGCACTCGATGGGCCTGCCCTACATCTACCCGGACAATGACCTGTCCTACGTCGCCAACTTCCTGGCGATGGTGAAGCGCATCGGCACCAGCACCTACAAGGTGCACCCGGTGCTCGAGCGCGCGCTCGACGTGCTCTTCATCCTCCACGCGGACCACGAGCAGAACTGCTCCACGACGTCCGTGCGGACGGTGGGCTCGTCGGAAGTGGACCCGTACTCGGCCGTCACGGCTGGCATCGGCGCCCTCTACGGCCCGCTGCACGGCGGCGCCAACGAGGCGGTGCTCCGCATGCTCCGCGAGATTGGCCACATCTCCAAGGTCCCGGACTTCATCAAGTCCGTGAAGAGCGGCGAGGGCGAGAAGAAGCTGATGGGCTTCGGCCACCGCGTCTACAAGTCCTACGACCCGCGCGCCAAGGTCATCAAGCGCGTGGCGGACGAGGTCTTCGACGTGACGGGCAAGAACCCGCTGCTGGAGATCGCCGTGGAGCTGGAGCGCATCGCCCTCCAGGACGAGTACTTCGTCAAGCGCAAGCTGTACCCGAACGTGGACTTCTACTCCGGCCTCATCTACGAGGCGATGGGCTTCCAGGTGGAGATGTTCCCCGTCCTCTTCGCCATTCCCCGCACGGTGGGCTGGTGCGCGCAGTGGGAGGAGATGGTGCTGGACCCCGAGCAGAAGATTGCTCGCCCGCGCCAGGTCTTCACGGGCCACAAGCGCCGCGACTACGTCACCATGGACAAGCGCACCGCGAAGTAG